From one Anopheles bellator chromosome 1, idAnoBellAS_SP24_06.2, whole genome shotgun sequence genomic stretch:
- the LOC131206734 gene encoding RNA polymerase II elongation factor Ell isoform X2 yields the protein MAALSAGSYGLSQQGSLNDENKELIFVKLTDSALRAIEEFQRTQAKLGSSSGNPSIQFLQNGQGCLSFPSGGNNVQKFNFSITDFDTGSIECIQQAQGQLQNMGHIPHKMRIHANDDVYETTRHRLAAAEENQKNKCTREIKPNQTDIGRKVKLKNPTIRNIPSNNAVISKRDSIYNNSSVNKASSVVANQLTSNNNLNSYNNLATSPKLVKTNGLHQSQVLQQQPQTQQPQVQTKPGYQHTVQDPPHQPQQQPAAHQKQLDNGSAQNRVTNGRKTGNSEFMKCNIKERLIHMLALKPYKRAELIVKLQQDGVRKEEMKCTQQILKTISSARDGILILHRNVWNEVQDDWPFYSEQDRQAIKRRRPQNLTPPLSSDGGSSTSGQSPSSTHNGNSPQSGSKRPVMAGNDEVGSTPTSKKQRISHYKKDTHPDHMSNQFTRITSVEQRRRYKTEFDNEYKEYRRLHGVLENASRKFAQYEEDLQHEPKDTQRYKDIQMKIIKEYDRSIKNVKFQQDKERFNYLHKKLSHIKLLVRDYDTSITNGGLYRPQESY from the exons GCTAAGCTTGGCAGTTCGTCGGGTAACCCATCGATACAATTCCTCCAGAATGGGCAAGGGTGCCTATCGTTTCCTTCCGGTGGTAACAATGTGCAGAAGTTTAACTTCTCCATCACCGACTTCGACACGGGTTCGATCGAATGCATTCAGCAGGCTCAAGGCCAGCTGCAGAACATGGGCCATATTCCACACAAAATGCGGATACACGCTAACGACGATGTGTACGAAACGACGAGGCATCGTTTAGCGGCTgcagaagaaaatcaaaagaaCAAGTG cACGAGAGAAATCAAGCCTAATCAAACAGATATCGGGCgtaaagtgaaattaaaaaatccaaCCATCCGCAACATTCCTAGTAATAATGCAGTCATAAGCAAACGTGATTCTATATATAACAACAGTTCTGTGAATAAGGCATCCTCGGTAGTGGCGAACCAGCTAACGTCTAATAATAATCTAAATAGTTATAATAACCTAGCAACATCACCAAAACTAGTTAAAACCAATGGCCTGCACCAGTCGCAGgtcttgcagcagcagcctcaaaCTCAGCAACCTCAGGTGCAAACGAAGCCCGGGTACCAGCACACGGTCCAAGACCCTCCTCAtcaaccgcaacaacagccGGCGGCACATCAGAAGCAACTGGATAATGGTAGCGCCCAGAATAGGGTGACGAATGGGCGAAAGACTGGCAACTCGGAGTTCATGAAATGCAATATTAA GGAGCGATTGATACATATGCTTGCTTTGAAACCATACAAACGGGCGGAGCTAATAGTTAAGCTACAACAAG ACGGTGTACGTAAAGAGGAGATGAAATGCACGcagcaaatattgaaaaccATCTCCAGCGCGCGGGACGGTATACTGATACTGCATCGGAATGTATGGAACGAGGTTCAAGACGATTGGCCATTCTACTCGGAGCAGGATCGCCAAGCGATTAAGCG GAGAAGGCCCCAGAACTTAACGCCTCCGCTCAGTTCCGATGGAGGATCTTCCACTTCGGGCCAGAGCCCATCTAGCACGCACAACGGTAACAGTCCGCAGTCGGGAAGCAAAAGGCCTGTAATGGCGGGCAACGATGAAGTCGGATCTACACCGACTTCCAAAAAGCAGCGAATTAGTCACTACAAAAAGGATACCCATCCGGACCATATGAG TAATCAATTCACTAGGATAACCTCGGTGGAACAGCGGCGTAGGTACAAGACTGAATTTGACAACGAATACAAGGAATACAGGCGGTTGCACGGGGTTTTGGAGAATGCTTCGAGAAAGTTCGCGCAGTACGAGGAAGATCTGCAACATGAACCGAAGGATACGCAGCGATACAAG GatattcaaatgaaaatcatAAAGGAGTACGATAGAAGTATTAAAAATGTCAAATTTCAACAGGATAAAGAACG ATTTAATTACCTTCACAAGAAACTATCACACATCAAACTGCTTGTGCGTGACTATGATACCTCTATTACCAACGGCGGTTTATATCGGCCGCAGGAGAGTTACTGA
- the LOC131206734 gene encoding RNA polymerase II elongation factor Ell isoform X1 translates to MAALSAGSYGLSQQGSLNDENKELIFVKLTDSALRAIEEFQRTQAKLGSSSGNPSIQFLQNGQGCLSFPSGGNNVQKFNFSITDFDTGSIECIQQAQGQLQNMGHIPHKMRIHANDDVYETTRHRLAAAEENQKNKCTREIKPNQTDIGRKVKLKNPTIRNIPSNNAVISKRDSIYNNSSVNKASSVVANQLTSNNNLNSYNNLATSPKLVKTNGLHQSQVLQQQPQTQQPQVQTKPGYQHTVQDPPHQPQQQPAAHQKQLDNGSAQNRVTNGRKTGNSEFMKCNIKERLIHMLALKPYKRAELIVKLQQDGVRKEEMKCTQQILKTISSARDGILILHRNVWNEVQDDWPFYSEQDRQAIKRRRPQNLTPPLSSDGGSSTSGQSPSSTHNGNSPQSGSKRPVMAGNDEVGSTPTSKKQRISHYKKDTHPDHMRPNLTPNTQDNEDGVSLSFSLVSNDVAKRIESSVCETEPERDPYETGFLDGAQQINGGGDDDFVNQFTRITSVEQRRRYKTEFDNEYKEYRRLHGVLENASRKFAQYEEDLQHEPKDTQRYKDIQMKIIKEYDRSIKNVKFQQDKERFNYLHKKLSHIKLLVRDYDTSITNGGLYRPQESY, encoded by the exons GCTAAGCTTGGCAGTTCGTCGGGTAACCCATCGATACAATTCCTCCAGAATGGGCAAGGGTGCCTATCGTTTCCTTCCGGTGGTAACAATGTGCAGAAGTTTAACTTCTCCATCACCGACTTCGACACGGGTTCGATCGAATGCATTCAGCAGGCTCAAGGCCAGCTGCAGAACATGGGCCATATTCCACACAAAATGCGGATACACGCTAACGACGATGTGTACGAAACGACGAGGCATCGTTTAGCGGCTgcagaagaaaatcaaaagaaCAAGTG cACGAGAGAAATCAAGCCTAATCAAACAGATATCGGGCgtaaagtgaaattaaaaaatccaaCCATCCGCAACATTCCTAGTAATAATGCAGTCATAAGCAAACGTGATTCTATATATAACAACAGTTCTGTGAATAAGGCATCCTCGGTAGTGGCGAACCAGCTAACGTCTAATAATAATCTAAATAGTTATAATAACCTAGCAACATCACCAAAACTAGTTAAAACCAATGGCCTGCACCAGTCGCAGgtcttgcagcagcagcctcaaaCTCAGCAACCTCAGGTGCAAACGAAGCCCGGGTACCAGCACACGGTCCAAGACCCTCCTCAtcaaccgcaacaacagccGGCGGCACATCAGAAGCAACTGGATAATGGTAGCGCCCAGAATAGGGTGACGAATGGGCGAAAGACTGGCAACTCGGAGTTCATGAAATGCAATATTAA GGAGCGATTGATACATATGCTTGCTTTGAAACCATACAAACGGGCGGAGCTAATAGTTAAGCTACAACAAG ACGGTGTACGTAAAGAGGAGATGAAATGCACGcagcaaatattgaaaaccATCTCCAGCGCGCGGGACGGTATACTGATACTGCATCGGAATGTATGGAACGAGGTTCAAGACGATTGGCCATTCTACTCGGAGCAGGATCGCCAAGCGATTAAGCG GAGAAGGCCCCAGAACTTAACGCCTCCGCTCAGTTCCGATGGAGGATCTTCCACTTCGGGCCAGAGCCCATCTAGCACGCACAACGGTAACAGTCCGCAGTCGGGAAGCAAAAGGCCTGTAATGGCGGGCAACGATGAAGTCGGATCTACACCGACTTCCAAAAAGCAGCGAATTAGTCACTACAAAAAGGATACCCATCCGGACCATATGAG GCCCAACCTAACACCAAACACCCAGGATAATGAAGATGGTGTTAGTTTGAGTTTCTCGCTGGTATCAAACGATGTTGCTAAGCGGATAGAATCATCGGTGTGTGAAACAGAACCTGAGCGGGATCCTTACGAAACGGGCTTTCTGGATGGTGCGCAGCAGATAAACGGCGGTGGAGATGATGATTTTGT TAATCAATTCACTAGGATAACCTCGGTGGAACAGCGGCGTAGGTACAAGACTGAATTTGACAACGAATACAAGGAATACAGGCGGTTGCACGGGGTTTTGGAGAATGCTTCGAGAAAGTTCGCGCAGTACGAGGAAGATCTGCAACATGAACCGAAGGATACGCAGCGATACAAG GatattcaaatgaaaatcatAAAGGAGTACGATAGAAGTATTAAAAATGTCAAATTTCAACAGGATAAAGAACG ATTTAATTACCTTCACAAGAAACTATCACACATCAAACTGCTTGTGCGTGACTATGATACCTCTATTACCAACGGCGGTTTATATCGGCCGCAGGAGAGTTACTGA